AAGCCGAAGCAGAGGGTGAATTGGGCCTGAGATGTCAGCCGCGGTTCATGGGCCTACCGCTGGGAGTGGCCGCATCAGCTTGAGGTCCAGTTTTGGGAGTCTGTGACCAGCTTCCAGAGACCAATAATCTTATAAACTCCCGAGTATATTGAAAATTCTATCGTTGTGGCAACGTTAAATTGACCCATATAAGACACACTACCCTTTattttagagaaaaagaaaCTTTCTGTGCATACATATCCTCGATTAGGTTTGCTAATTCTACCTCAGGACACATCTATCCATATCCATCAAGCAAATGCAAGTACGTGTGCCCACACTGAACGTTCTTGTGTGGCGTTTGGCCGTTTGCAATGATGTATGTAATGGATTAGAGAGAGGTCAttatccaaaaaagaaaaagggattaTAGGTGAGGTGACACGTACTCTCCATGGATCAACCATCTCGGAAACAGTTTGGATGATCTGCAATAAAACGGGAGTATAGCATGATCCATCATCATCCAAGGCCATACAAATGCCCAAACCTCATCTTATCAGTTTCCCGCCCGCAACGTGTGGTACCCATCCCACCCATCCCCACTTTTATCCAAGCCGCCGGCCTCCGATCCCTCCACCCCCATCGTCCGCCCGTACGCCGTCCGTCCCACTCCCATCTCGCGGCCGCTATTACTACCAGCAGATTGACGACAccgatcgaccgatcgatcgtaCTACGTGCAGAGAGCTTAGCTAGCTGCGACGCACGCACGGTTTGTACAAGGTACAGTATAGTATGGCACCGACCGTCGCGACCAccaccccggccgccgcggcggcgacgacggcggcggcggccgaggtgaaGCCGGCGAAGCGCTCcgtcggcctcggcctcccCGCGCTTCCGCCATTATTGCCCGGCCTCGCCTCCCACGGCCAGCCCCGTGTCGCGTCCTTCTGTGAGTCACCACCGACGACCAGTAGTACAGCTGCTTGCTCACTGCTGATAGTAGGCACAGCGTCGTTGTGCTGATACGTCCGAAGTGGCGTTTTAATTTGCAGGCAAGAGGCTGGCGAGGAacgtggtggccatggcggcgggggaggcgccggcggcgccgctcgccgccaacGCGGAGATCACCGAGTTCATCAATGCCCTCAAACAAGAGGTAGATATACACAAACACATTCTCAGCTGAAATTACGTGTCACCAATCGCTTTGTATATACCATTGTTGCGTGCAGTGGGACAGGATTGAGGACAAGTACGCGGTGACGACGCTGGCGGTCGCTGCGTCGCTCGGGATGTGGAGCGCCGGCGGAGTTGTATCGGTCGGCACTCAAAAACATGCTCACACttgcatttctttctttctttcttaatTGTGAATTGTGTAGGTATACAGTGATTAACTTGGGTTTTTGCTTGATTGCCTTGCAGGCAATTGACAGGCTTCCTATCGTTCCTGGTCTCATGGAAGCTGTTGGCATTGGCTACAGCGGGGtaagaactactccctccatcccctaatacaagatattttgatattttgtttgtattgtttgaccactcgttttatttaaaaaatttatacaaatataaaaaaacaaaaagttatacttaaaatactttggataataaatctaatttttttttaataagatgaatggtcaaatagtaAAAGCAAAATGTAAAAatcggacggagggagtaagatacACGTCAGAGCAAAAAACTTTGTTTCTAGAAGTATGATTACTGCTGCATTATACCAACTGCTTTGGGAACTGTTCAAGTCTGAATTTTCTTACTTAGTTCATTGCTGTCATTTTTCCGTCGAGTTCCATCTCTTGATAATATGTTGCTTCTGATGCAGTGGTTTGCATACCGGAACCTGCTGTTCAAGCCTGACAGGTACGTCATCAAGCACAACTATTTTATCCAACCTGCAAAGTGCAAAGGCTTGACAGATGTGAGTCCTAACTCAAACTATTGTGTTGAATTGCAGGGAAGCTTTCTTTGCAAAGGTTAGGGAGGTCTACGAGGATATAATCAGCGGTTAACAGAGATACTACTTATATACAACTTCAGTTCAAGGGAGGCTGCTACTGGATTAATTATCTGTACTGTATCACAGCATAGCATCTAATTTAATTGCTCTTACTCAATGTATGTCTATATAAGTTGGACATTACTGCTAAATAACATTTTTCAGAATGTTTACTCAGAGTTGAAATTCTTTGTcaattgtccttttttttttctgtcaagCAAGTAGCatatctctttctctttttttttagagaggGTGAGGGACAGAGCCATAGCCATGGGCATGTTACTCTGTTCCATCATGATTGGACCAAAGAAATGCAGATTCAAACACTCAACAATTTACACGGAAGCACGTCCAAACCGACAGAGAGTTAGCGTCACTAATCAATTTTATTATCATTCGCGGCCAGTTCACAGTTACACAATCTCACGTCGGATTCAAGGACAAAGTTGCCACTATTTTCTCTTGACTTAATCGACCTCGCTCCCATTAACTTACACATGATTAGTCAAATCACGCATATATACGTGCTCGCCTCAAATGCAAACATGATCGATCAcctcgcatatatatataccgcTCGAGCTGTTCGTCGTTGCACCAGCCAGCGGCGAGAAAATCACATTTGCATTCGCATCAATCAATCACAAGCTACCTAGCCGAGCGCGGTGATGGCGATGAAGAGGGGAGCCACGGCCGCGCTGTggctggtcgccgccgtcgccggcatgCTCCTGCACGCCGACGCGCAGACGCTCGTGTACAAGTACTACGCCCAGAAGTGCCCCGCCGCCGAGTCCATCGTGTTCGACGAGGTCCAGAAGGCGTGGAACGCCGACCGGAGCATGCCGGccagcctcctccgcctccacttccacgactgcttcgtcaacGTAAGCTAAGCTAGCAATGGCGTCCCCGGTCGTCGCCGAGTTGATGTAACGCCGGTTTGATTTTCAGGGTTGCGACGGGTCGGTGTTGCTGGAGGCGAGCGACGGGCAGGCGGAGAAGAACGCGCAGCCGAACCTGAGCCTGCGAGGCTACGACGTCGTCGACAGGGTGAAGGCGAGGTTGGAGGCGACGTGCAAGCAGACGGTGTCGtgcgccgacatcctcgccTACGCCGCCCGCGACAGCGTCAGGGTCATGGTGAGAGAGCACGTCTTCCACACGCCGACATCCTCGCCTACTCACGCAGCTCAGCTGTAATCACATTCTTTCTCATCGCCGGCTGGCATTTGATGGCGTGCAGACCGGCGGCTACAAGTACGAGGTGCCCGGCGGGAGGCCGGACGGGACGGTGTCGCGGGCGAGCATGACCGgcgacctcccgccgccgaaGCAGCGGAACGTGGACCAGCTGGCGCGGTACTTCACCAGCAAGGGCCTGACCGTGGACGACATGGTGGTGCTCTCCGGCGCGCACACGCTCGGCGTCGCCAGGTGCGGCACGTTCGGGTACAGGCtgacgagcgacggcgacaaGGGCATGGACGCCGCGTTCCGGAACGCGCTGAGGAAGCAGTGCAACTACAACTCCAACAACGTCGCCGCCCTCGACGCCGGCAGCGAGTACGGCTTCGACACCAGCTACTACGCCAACGTGCTCGCCAACCGCACCGTGCTCGAGTCCGACGCCGCGCTCAACTCGCCCAGGACCTTGGCGAGGGTCACCCAGCTCAGGGGCAACCAGGCGCTGTTCACGagcagcttcgccgccgccatggtcaaGATGggcggcctccgcggcggcTACGCCGGCAAGGTCCGCGACAACTGCCGGCGGGTCAGGACATGATCGCGATGAGCGAATTTGCACGCAAGATCGAGCGCGGCACGATCGACGGATTGAATTCATTGCTTCATCCATGACTTTCTCCTCGATTAATCTTCTTCTCTCGGTTTCAGCTTGTATTTGTTTGTTCACCTTTTACTGGCTCACCGCCACCATTTTGTTCAGATTCAACAATATTTTTTGTACACATAACTTCTTGATTGactgttcttttctttattcTGGATTTTTGTTTTCACTTTTCCCAAGTACTTAAATAGCGTGATTCGTGCAAAAATtttcttgaaatattttttaaaataacataGTAGTTAGTTTATTCGTTTATACCCTTAAACATATCACATAAATTAAATTTTCCATCAATTTCAACTATCTCAAACAGGGATATAAACATTGGCCCATATTATTCCATTTACAGGATATATTCGATTCACTCCTAAAGTTCAGATTATGTTGACTctagtcaaactgcttcaaacAGGATGCAGTTTGCACAAACGGGCACGGCCCATCAGATAAGAGCAGGCCATAACTCACGAGGCCCCATCAGATAGATACAGCCCAACAGGGTATGGGCCGTGGTCAGCCCAGCCGCCCCGGCAGTTCACACGCCGGATCAGAGTCCCTCGGCGGCCGGGCCAACGGCGAAGCGCGCCCAGTTCGCGGCGGCGGAAAGCCGGCAAGTTcatgacctcgccgccgccgacgtggccCCCATTCTGACCCAAGTGTGAACAAACATGCATCTCGTGGTCGCAACCCCGGATACGCCTTTGCATAAGCCGGCAAAACCAACGCGCATTTGGCGCTTTTGTCATGTGCTAAGAGCCTAATAATCTCGTAAAAGCGTTTCTTGATAGCTTGATGATCATGTTCTCTGAACCAGAAAGTTCAGGCAAGCTGCTGCTCTGCTCTAAAGGAAAATGGCTGGCCTGGCTAGTTAGCTCACAGTTTTTATCAAAGGCATCGATCACTAGCTGTACTGCAGAAGAAGATTACGGGGACCCATGGAACAGCAAGGCTGCAACCTGCAGGAGAGGCAGTTTTGCAGAAGCCGTTCATACTGTCTTTGGATTCAGCATTCTTGACAACCTGAACACTGTTACATGTTCAGTGTACATGTAACAGTGAGCTGCCTTCTTCGGTTTGTTCTTTACTCCTTGTCTTATCAGCCacacctaaaatttaaattttaaatcttaattttaaaattaattttgattttttatcgtagtttataTTTTACGTTGGCTTTAAAGTTACTAAtaagacatatataaaagtatttctataaaatatttttagtcgGTTATGATCAGCTCTATGCGAAACGATGTGAGGGTTAGACAACGAAAATACGTGTGACTACTGCTTTCTGTATATTCAGTAGATATTAAATTAGTACATGATAATCAACCATAGGACATCAGGACATTTCTTCTGTAGGCATTCAGTTGTTAAACGGATGTACAGTATATTTTATCGGATTGGCTCCCGATCCAAACTGTATTATAAAGATTGATTCCTTACCCTGAGGTCAAAATTCTGACCGGCAAGAGTCGTTTAACATCGAAGAATCTTGTCAGGACACGAGCTCTACCAAACACGATCGCAGCATGTGCATCGCAGTCGCTACTCTCATTCAGTCACTTACTCACAGTCTCACACCAGTGGCCTGAATCAGTAGCAGATTAGCCGTTGCAAGGTGGCTCTGTACATGTTCTTGCTGAAAATATAACTCCACTTGACTGAATCATAGCCTTATCTTCCGGACCTGCATGTGTAGATCTCACTAGTTTTTTCACACATCAAATCTGAAGTATGAACTCGTGAGTCATGAGTCTAATGACCCTCTTAGCATACGGAGAAACTAATACTACTGCTGTTCTGTAATAACGAATTAGTGAAGAGTCTCCTCTGTCTCCAACCAACCAAACTGGATGCTTTGATGCTACGTTGTTAATTCCAATCAACATTTTGATATGGAAACACAGATTAGAAAGGAGGTGCTTTCTAATTAACTAGCAAGCAAACGTCGATGAAACCGAGCATGCTGTGAGCCAATCATTTGATCCTTGCTGGATTCTTTCTAGCTGGGAAGCATTTGCCACTACTCTACAGTATACATTACTGCCTGGAACTTAATTGGCTGTCAGGAATCAAGTTTTCTATTCCATTGGGTACGTATCTGATTCTCCCAATTGCCTCTCCTTGCAGATTACAGACATATACTGCCATTGAAATGGGACTAAAGGCACAGGTTGGACCATCCTATACTGCAATTGTATAGAGGATTTGTTAATTTGGACCCCCAAATGCAACATAACGACACCCCAGCGTTAGCCCCAGGAAATAATTTATCATTTCATCAGAAGGACAAGATTATCCAGCAGCTCACAAAAAAGGCTCACCAAACTGTAAAGGAGACCATAAACATTTATTCAGAATTCAGTCCTAGCAGAAAGCCAAACATTCACTACTGATGCTTCAGCTGTAACTACACGATGTCATAGCCAACATCCAATGCTGTCAATGTAGCAACACAGGAAACACAATATTCCTCACATGAACAAGGGGAAAGTCTATTTGTTCCTTTGAGGGGGCGTGCGAGATGATTCTAATTAATCTCTAGGATGGACGTCCACCCATTTCTTGTATGTAaactaaatggttataaaaaaatttaaaaaaaatag
The sequence above is drawn from the Oryza glaberrima chromosome 10, OglaRS2, whole genome shotgun sequence genome and encodes:
- the LOC127752859 gene encoding protein CURVATURE THYLAKOID 1B, chloroplastic-like — protein: MAPTVATTTPAAAAATTAAAAEVKPAKRSVGLGLPALPPLLPGLASHGQPRVASFCKRLARNVVAMAAGEAPAAPLAANAEITEFINALKQEWDRIEDKYAVTTLAVAASLGMWSAGGVVSAIDRLPIVPGLMEAVGIGYSGWFAYRNLLFKPDREAFFAKVREVYEDIISG
- the LOC127753221 gene encoding peroxidase 5-like → MAMKRGATAALWLVAAVAGMLLHADAQTLVYKYYAQKCPAAESIVFDEVQKAWNADRSMPASLLRLHFHDCFVNGCDGSVLLEASDGQAEKNAQPNLSLRGYDVVDRVKARLEATCKQTVSCADILAYAARDSVRVMTGGYKYEVPGGRPDGTVSRASMTGDLPPPKQRNVDQLARYFTSKGLTVDDMVVLSGAHTLGVARCGTFGYRLTSDGDKGMDAAFRNALRKQCNYNSNNVAALDAGSEYGFDTSYYANVLANRTVLESDAALNSPRTLARVTQLRGNQALFTSSFAAAMVKMGGLRGGYAGKVRDNCRRVRT